One window of Dehalococcoidia bacterium genomic DNA carries:
- a CDS encoding glucose 1-dehydrogenase, with product MAGSTMQAVVVTPGKKDSARLAEVPLGPLSGPGDVLVRTVRVGICGTDAEINEGLYGEAPEGSPYLVLGHESFGQVAQVGRDVRGLLPGDFVVAMVRRPDGCPNCLNGEQDMCLWGRYTERGIRGMHGFMAEYFIDQPQYLLKAPPAVAPVAVLVEPLSVVEKALRQAFEMQRRMLWRPRTALVLGAGPIGLLAALLLQSQGLLTYVASRGPTASSRARLAQDAGARYVSLAETPLADLPKRTGGIDLIIEATGDSGMVMQAMGLMGTNGVLCLTSVTGGHNDVWVDASVLNQGIVLGNKAIVGSVNANIRDMRQAIADLAVFESVWPGLLGRMLTRRVPPTDFRAALRRGPDDVKVVVEFGPE from the coding sequence ATGGCGGGTAGCACGATGCAGGCGGTCGTGGTGACGCCGGGGAAAAAGGACAGCGCCCGGCTGGCGGAGGTCCCTCTGGGGCCGCTGAGCGGCCCGGGCGACGTGCTGGTGCGGACGGTGCGCGTGGGCATATGCGGCACCGACGCGGAGATTAACGAGGGCCTCTACGGCGAGGCGCCGGAGGGAAGCCCTTATCTAGTCCTGGGGCACGAGTCGTTCGGACAGGTGGCCCAGGTAGGTCGTGACGTGCGGGGCCTGCTGCCCGGCGATTTCGTGGTGGCGATGGTGCGCCGCCCCGACGGCTGTCCCAACTGCCTGAACGGGGAGCAGGATATGTGCCTCTGGGGCCGCTACACGGAGCGCGGCATCCGCGGTATGCACGGCTTCATGGCGGAGTACTTCATTGACCAGCCCCAGTACCTGCTGAAGGCGCCGCCCGCCGTGGCACCCGTCGCGGTGCTTGTGGAGCCGCTCTCCGTGGTGGAGAAGGCCCTGCGACAGGCCTTCGAAATGCAGAGGCGCATGCTCTGGCGGCCCCGCACGGCGCTGGTGCTGGGCGCCGGGCCCATCGGCCTGCTGGCCGCGCTGCTCCTCCAGAGCCAGGGACTGCTGACCTACGTGGCGAGCCGAGGCCCCACGGCCTCGTCCCGTGCGCGGCTCGCTCAGGACGCGGGGGCGCGCTACGTGAGCCTCGCCGAGACGCCGCTGGCGGACCTGCCCAAGCGGACGGGCGGCATTGACCTGATTATCGAAGCGACGGGCGACAGCGGGATGGTGATGCAGGCGATGGGCCTGATGGGGACGAACGGCGTGCTGTGCCTGACCAGCGTGACGGGCGGCCACAACGACGTGTGGGTGGACGCCAGCGTCCTCAACCAGGGGATTGTCCTGGGCAACAAGGCCATCGTCGGCTCGGTGAACGCCAACATCCGCGACATGCGCCAGGCGATAGCCGACCTGGCGGTCTTCGAGAGCGTGTGGCCGGGCCTGCTCGGGCGCA
- a CDS encoding c-type cytochrome encodes MKTVKLLFLALGIGVALLLTGCEPGNKWPWAGTGAYPLDYFAEMHYQPSYRAQEPPRLYPPAQSVPITGREVSYTAEQAAGLKNTVPRGAANLALGKKLYDVNCAVCHGPKGLGDGTVAAFFKAAQATDPTVILPTNYTAPAIVSQSDGQLFYTLTNGKANMPAFGKLLTPEDRWTLVNYIRSLQGK; translated from the coding sequence ATGAAGACGGTAAAGCTGCTCTTTCTGGCTCTGGGAATAGGGGTGGCGTTGCTCCTGACGGGCTGCGAGCCGGGGAATAAGTGGCCCTGGGCGGGTACGGGCGCGTACCCGCTGGACTACTTCGCGGAGATGCACTACCAGCCGTCCTACCGCGCGCAGGAGCCGCCGCGGCTGTACCCGCCTGCCCAGTCGGTGCCGATCACCGGGCGGGAGGTCTCGTACACTGCCGAGCAGGCGGCGGGCCTGAAGAACACTGTCCCGCGTGGTGCGGCGAATCTGGCGCTGGGCAAGAAGCTGTATGATGTGAACTGCGCCGTGTGCCACGGCCCCAAGGGGCTGGGCGACGGCACCGTGGCCGCCTTCTTCAAGGCCGCCCAGGCGACCGATCCCACGGTGATCTTGCCGACGAACTACACGGCGCCGGCCATCGTGTCGCAGTCAGACGGGCAATTGTTCTATACGCTGACGAACGGCAAGGCGAACATGCCGGCTTTCGGCAAGCTGCTGACGCCGGAAGACCGCTGGACGTTGGTCAACTACATCCGTTCCCTGCAGGGCAAGTAG
- a CDS encoding DUF3341 domain-containing protein, with amino-acid sequence MAKRAALGLYKDALAAATAVDNLKQNRFTDGEIDILSGTPYPEGAFGEHHIGHKLFVFPFIGAACGFSVGLLLTLGTQLSYPMVTGGKPILSVPPMAIIMYEGTMLGAILFTILGILFESRLPRVRRSVYDGRITEGYVGVRVECEPQRFDAALNALRQAGADDVKFDNQPGLATT; translated from the coding sequence ATGGCGAAGAGAGCTGCACTGGGCCTCTATAAAGACGCCCTCGCCGCGGCGACCGCGGTAGACAACCTGAAGCAGAACCGCTTCACGGACGGAGAGATTGATATCCTTTCCGGCACGCCGTACCCGGAAGGGGCCTTCGGCGAGCACCACATCGGCCACAAGCTGTTCGTCTTCCCGTTCATTGGAGCGGCGTGCGGCTTCTCCGTGGGCCTGCTGCTCACCTTGGGGACGCAGCTTTCCTATCCGATGGTGACCGGCGGCAAACCCATCCTGTCGGTCCCGCCCATGGCGATCATCATGTATGAGGGCACCATGCTGGGCGCCATCCTCTTTACCATCCTTGGCATTCTTTTTGAGTCTCGCCTGCCCCGTGTACGGCGTTCGGTGTACGATGGACGGATCACTGAAGGGTATGTGGGCGTGCGGGTGGAGTGCGAGCCTCAGCGGTTCGACGCGGCGCTGAACGCGCTGCGGCAAGCCGGCGCCGACGACGTGAAGTTCGACAACCAGCCTGGGCTGGCGACTACCTAG
- the nrfD gene encoding NrfD/PsrC family molybdoenzyme membrane anchor subunit, producing the protein MQERVQLSDAQINRELLSGVLHTPMWFWGLVLLLGAVVGVGVLAAGVLIYFGVGVLGLNRPVFWGFLITNFVFWVGISHAGVMISAILRLTQAEWRRPVTRAAEVLTIFALSTAALFPLIHTGRPWRALYWVFPYDFSRGIWPNVRSPLIWDPSAIFTYLTGTILFVFIALVPDLGMIRDRTAGWRHKLYSVLSLGWEGNPRQWRLQAVAGILLSALILPVFVSVHSIVSWDFGMAIAVETWHATVFAPYFVIGAVHSGVSAVVTIMALLLWIFKLKNYIRPDHFDALGRLLVVVATAWLYFYVLDFFFGMYSLEPQELENRTLIMFQWPMSFLFVLFALASYLIPIPLWLSKKNRRNIPLMFWSSILVNIGMWLERFQIIVPGLLRKQAFTFTWANYSPTIVEIALVTASFALVGFGLLMFSKFFPLIPVWEQKEGQLLKDDVQVGRARVPGLVHD; encoded by the coding sequence ATGCAGGAACGGGTACAGTTAAGCGACGCGCAGATAAACCGCGAGCTCCTTTCCGGAGTGTTGCACACGCCCATGTGGTTCTGGGGCTTGGTGCTGCTCCTGGGAGCGGTGGTCGGCGTGGGAGTCCTCGCCGCGGGCGTTCTCATCTACTTTGGTGTGGGCGTGCTCGGCCTGAACAGGCCGGTCTTCTGGGGCTTCCTCATCACCAACTTCGTGTTCTGGGTCGGCATCAGCCATGCGGGCGTCATGATCTCGGCCATCCTGCGCCTGACGCAGGCCGAGTGGCGGCGCCCCGTGACCCGCGCGGCGGAGGTCCTCACTATCTTCGCCCTGAGCACGGCGGCGCTTTTCCCTCTCATCCACACGGGCAGGCCGTGGCGCGCCTTGTACTGGGTCTTCCCCTACGACTTCTCACGCGGGATTTGGCCCAACGTCCGGTCGCCGCTGATCTGGGACCCCAGCGCTATCTTCACCTACCTGACGGGCACGATTCTGTTCGTCTTCATCGCGCTTGTCCCTGACCTGGGAATGATCAGGGACCGGACCGCAGGCTGGCGCCACAAGTTGTATTCTGTCCTATCGCTGGGGTGGGAAGGAAACCCGCGCCAGTGGCGGCTTCAGGCCGTCGCGGGTATCCTTCTCTCGGCGCTGATCCTGCCGGTGTTCGTCTCCGTCCACAGCATCGTGTCGTGGGACTTCGGCATGGCCATAGCGGTGGAAACGTGGCATGCCACCGTCTTCGCTCCCTACTTCGTCATCGGCGCCGTGCACTCGGGCGTGTCGGCTGTCGTCACGATAATGGCGCTGCTTCTCTGGATATTCAAGCTGAAGAACTACATACGGCCTGACCACTTCGACGCTCTGGGCCGACTGCTGGTGGTCGTGGCGACGGCATGGCTCTACTTCTACGTGCTGGACTTCTTCTTCGGCATGTATTCGCTCGAGCCGCAGGAGCTTGAGAACCGGACGCTCATCATGTTCCAGTGGCCCATGAGCTTCCTATTCGTTCTGTTCGCCCTGGCGTCCTATCTCATTCCGATACCTCTATGGCTATCCAAGAAGAACCGGCGCAACATCCCGCTGATGTTCTGGTCCTCCATCCTGGTGAACATCGGCATGTGGTTGGAGCGCTTTCAGATTATCGTGCCGGGCCTGCTGCGCAAGCAGGCGTTCACGTTCACATGGGCCAACTATTCTCCCACCATTGTGGAGATTGCGTTGGTGACAGCATCGTTCGCTCTGGTTGGCTTTGGCCTGCTCATGTTCTCCAAGTTCTTCCCGCTTATCCCCGTCTGGGAGCAGAAGGAAGGCCAGTTGTTGAAGGATGACGTCCAGGTGGGCCGCGCGCGCGTGCCCGGCCTGGTCCACGATTAG